A single region of the Mechercharimyces sp. CAU 1602 genome encodes:
- a CDS encoding M10 family metallopeptidase domain-containing protein, which translates to MAGPTFDGTKVGKFPIGITVSPFSATLKSIYQKANYNINYTDLESILNSITEEAVEHWNKRLEVKAFELRVPSIQNNGGAFDCALGENNIVVYPYIYAETPLSMGGTLKWFKNESGDQYSPTPSNFSSTPSKFPFPINSGTVKINFFALDKKFSEMVVQHTVNSVKSVPHSTVNVDGIKKAIGTDDFTVNGWSYLFTVIHELGHVLGLDHTDDTRSVMYKGFNHLVHKPYSEKKLELSSIDIGPVKELYQL; encoded by the coding sequence TTGGCAGGTCCAACATTTGATGGTACAAAAGTGGGTAAATTTCCGATTGGAATAACGGTTTCACCGTTTTCTGCAACACTAAAATCAATTTACCAAAAAGCAAACTATAATATTAATTACACTGATTTAGAGAGTATTCTTAATAGTATAACAGAAGAAGCGGTGGAGCATTGGAATAAGAGGCTAGAGGTGAAGGCTTTTGAACTACGTGTGCCCTCAATCCAAAATAACGGGGGTGCCTTTGACTGCGCTTTGGGCGAAAACAATATCGTGGTATACCCTTACATTTATGCAGAAACACCCCTTTCAATGGGGGGGACACTTAAGTGGTTTAAAAATGAAAGTGGAGATCAGTATTCCCCGACTCCATCCAATTTCTCTTCCACTCCGAGCAAGTTTCCATTCCCAATAAACAGTGGCACAGTAAAAATTAACTTCTTTGCACTAGACAAGAAGTTTTCAGAAATGGTTGTTCAGCACACAGTAAATAGTGTGAAATCAGTTCCCCATTCTACTGTCAATGTAGATGGAATCAAAAAAGCAATAGGTACAGATGATTTCACGGTTAACGGTTGGAGTTACCTTTTTACAGTTATTCATGAATTGGGTCATGTGTTGGGCTTAGATCATACCGACGATACTCGCTCAGTCATGTACAAAGGGTTTAATCATCTAGTGCATAAACCGTATTCTGAAAAGAAATTAGAACTTAGTAGTATAGATATTGGTCCTGTAAAAGAGTTATATCAACTGTAG
- a CDS encoding SBBP repeat-containing protein, translating into MKENKRIVIALNGEKVFLHFFWNRMQLSFAKRGLLHEKPISLLFKGANLRTNISYFSGDRGEGIYYSNLWEGVDAYFYERGSGLKYDFLVRPGIPPGKISLNYCGVHDLSLTKMGDLIVSTPSGCLIEKAPTSFQQRNGDTIEEIPTNFILREDGTIGFSFREGYDPRYPLLVDPFILYSTYLGGNRMDIGQGIVVDSSGNAYVTGQTNSSNFPITSGSFQQTKASNNDLFISKINNTGTSLLYSTFLGGNQTDEGRGIALDREDNAYVTGFTRSTNFPITLGALQSIFGGATDAFISKLNASGNDLLYSTYLGGSSNDLARGITVNASNEAFVTGATSSTNFPISTDAFQTRLRGDLNAFVSKINNSATAIVYSSYLGGKQRDLGNGIVVDEVNHSYVVGETSSTDFPVTSGVFQSMNNGASNGFISKINATGNSLLYSTYLGGSFSDVILCVDVDVSKEAYVIGTATSLNFPVTIGAFQTKFAGEAEAFVTKINDAASQLIYSTFIGGSNLDGGIGIGVDPFGNAWVTGFTESSDFPISPNAFSPRLTGTQSAFVSQVSLTGANLIFSSYLGGNGFDDSGGIAVDEVSNAYVTGLTDSTNFPTTPGAFQRQLLGECNVFVTKIGQPIVEGATGPTGPPGSRGPRGARGPRGGGGEFSG; encoded by the coding sequence GTGAAGGAAAACAAGAGGATTGTGATTGCGTTAAACGGAGAAAAAGTCTTCCTTCACTTTTTTTGGAATCGGATGCAGTTATCTTTTGCGAAAAGAGGTTTATTACACGAAAAGCCCATTTCATTACTTTTTAAAGGAGCGAACCTCCGTACAAACATCTCGTATTTCTCGGGAGATAGAGGAGAAGGAATATATTACTCTAATCTATGGGAGGGTGTGGATGCCTACTTCTATGAAAGAGGAAGCGGACTAAAATATGATTTTCTTGTACGACCAGGTATCCCACCAGGGAAGATTTCACTCAATTATTGCGGTGTGCACGATCTATCACTAACCAAGATGGGCGACTTGATCGTCTCAACTCCTAGTGGCTGTCTTATAGAGAAAGCTCCGACTAGCTTCCAACAACGAAACGGAGACACTATTGAAGAAATTCCCACAAACTTTATCCTAAGAGAAGACGGCACCATCGGCTTTTCCTTTCGTGAAGGATATGACCCCAGATATCCCCTACTTGTAGATCCATTTATTCTTTACTCCACTTATCTCGGGGGTAATAGAATGGATATTGGACAGGGGATCGTTGTTGATTCAAGCGGAAATGCTTATGTGACAGGGCAAACCAACTCGAGTAATTTTCCTATTACGAGTGGATCATTTCAACAAACGAAAGCGAGTAATAATGATCTTTTTATATCAAAAATAAATAATACTGGTACATCATTGCTTTATTCAACATTCCTAGGGGGGAATCAGACAGACGAGGGTCGAGGAATTGCACTTGACCGAGAGGATAATGCCTATGTCACTGGATTTACTCGTTCCACCAACTTCCCCATAACGTTGGGGGCTCTGCAAAGTATCTTTGGCGGAGCGACGGATGCATTCATCTCTAAATTAAATGCTAGTGGAAATGACCTTCTCTACTCTACCTATTTAGGGGGCTCATCGAACGACCTTGCCCGTGGAATTACCGTAAATGCCTCCAATGAAGCATTTGTGACTGGTGCGACCAGCTCTACCAATTTCCCCATCAGTACAGACGCGTTTCAAACAAGGCTTCGTGGAGACTTGAATGCCTTTGTTTCCAAAATAAATAATAGTGCGACGGCCATCGTTTATTCCTCATATCTAGGCGGGAAGCAACGAGACTTAGGAAATGGTATTGTTGTAGATGAAGTCAATCACTCGTATGTAGTAGGTGAAACATCGTCAACAGATTTTCCAGTTACCTCTGGTGTGTTCCAGTCCATGAACAATGGTGCGAGCAATGGCTTCATCAGCAAAATAAATGCGACAGGAAACTCTTTACTTTATTCTACCTATCTAGGTGGAAGCTTTTCTGATGTCATTCTCTGTGTAGACGTAGACGTCTCAAAGGAGGCGTATGTTATAGGGACAGCAACTTCGCTTAACTTTCCAGTGACAATCGGTGCGTTCCAGACAAAATTTGCAGGTGAAGCTGAGGCGTTCGTGACAAAAATCAATGATGCGGCCTCACAATTAATATATTCCACCTTTATCGGCGGCAGTAATTTGGATGGAGGTATCGGGATTGGTGTAGACCCCTTCGGCAACGCTTGGGTAACTGGATTTACAGAATCATCCGACTTCCCTATTTCTCCAAATGCCTTTAGTCCTAGATTGACGGGAACACAAAGTGCCTTTGTTTCACAAGTGAGTCTAACAGGTGCAAACCTGATATTCTCTTCTTATTTAGGCGGGAATGGCTTCGATGATAGTGGTGGTATCGCAGTCGATGAAGTAAGTAATGCATATGTGACAGGATTGACTGATTCGACCAATTTCCCCACAACACCAGGTGCGTTTCAGCGTCAATTACTCGGTGAATGCAATGTTTTCGTTACTAAAATCGGACAGCCAATCGTAGAGGGAGCAACCGGTCCAACCGGTCCACCAGGATCAAGAGGCCCTCGTGGCGCACGTGGTCCCCGTGGTGGCGGTGGTGAGTTTAGTGGTTAA
- a CDS encoding PH domain-containing protein translates to MRKRFPSEKSRLLAMVLFIPLLIFHIFFAALLIVDFEVAPLIILSLSDTFILLTWFRTYYETDDTHLLIKSCVFQWKIPYHSIERIEEVRSFMSSPSLSFNRLGLTYKRGYVMISPKHKAEFISTIRKRNPNIEVKDNPR, encoded by the coding sequence ATGAGAAAGAGATTTCCTTCTGAAAAAAGCCGTCTCCTAGCGATGGTTTTATTTATACCATTGCTTATTTTCCATATTTTCTTTGCAGCTTTGTTGATCGTTGATTTTGAAGTCGCTCCTCTGATTATCCTATCGCTATCCGATACCTTTATCCTTTTAACATGGTTTAGAACATACTATGAAACAGATGATACCCATCTTTTGATCAAATCTTGTGTATTCCAATGGAAAATTCCTTATCACTCCATTGAAAGAATAGAAGAAGTTAGAAGCTTTATGTCTAGCCCTTCTCTTTCTTTCAACAGATTGGGACTCACATATAAAAGAGGCTATGTGATGATATCGCCTAAACATAAAGCAGAATTTATTTCTACTATAAGAAAGAGAAATCCCAATATAGAAGTAAAAGATAATCCTAGATGA
- a CDS encoding alpha/beta fold hydrolase produces the protein MNKCNLKIERCPESPILNTNNIQKLFVRGGNNFRISVKVSGNPHGIPVVFIHGYSEAWLLWNFQFASPLLLRKYRLIAIDMRGQGESQPKSFNPQDYIKGTLYANDIASVFKRLQLKNAIVVAHSRGGTWLTTYLKYFGPNRISGIILVSSRVEINTPFANEVLTPQARSVIPLLTNPCLQVTAEGVKQFVSLLTNCTLSRSDVQTVLSYIALVPSQVRGLLNLEEPVTLQEVWPQIKLPVLIIQSKDDAIIKFKAAIAINRVIPNSKILALRTVGHSPFAEIPVAFNLIVDAFIKNISCYR, from the coding sequence ATGAATAAATGTAATCTTAAGATCGAAAGATGCCCTGAGTCACCCATTCTCAATACAAATAATATTCAAAAGTTATTTGTTAGAGGAGGGAATAATTTTCGTATTTCTGTAAAAGTTTCTGGAAATCCACATGGTATTCCAGTTGTATTTATTCATGGATATAGTGAAGCGTGGCTACTTTGGAATTTCCAATTTGCTAGCCCCCTGCTGCTAAGAAAATACCGACTAATTGCCATTGATATGAGAGGGCAAGGAGAATCTCAGCCCAAGTCATTTAATCCTCAAGATTATATCAAAGGAACACTTTATGCAAACGATATTGCTTCCGTATTTAAACGGTTGCAATTAAAAAACGCAATTGTGGTCGCACATTCCAGAGGAGGGACATGGCTTACAACATATTTAAAATATTTTGGTCCCAACCGGATCAGTGGCATTATTCTAGTCTCCTCACGTGTAGAAATCAACACGCCTTTTGCCAATGAAGTCTTAACACCACAAGCGCGAAGTGTAATCCCTCTTCTGACGAATCCTTGTTTACAAGTAACTGCCGAGGGAGTGAAACAATTTGTTTCACTTTTGACCAATTGCACATTGTCAAGAAGTGATGTGCAAACCGTTCTTTCCTATATTGCATTGGTTCCTTCACAAGTTAGGGGTCTCTTAAATTTAGAAGAACCTGTTACTCTACAAGAGGTATGGCCTCAAATCAAGCTACCCGTTTTGATAATTCAAAGTAAAGATGATGCTATAATAAAATTTAAAGCAGCAATAGCAATTAACCGTGTGATCCCTAATTCGAAAATATTGGCCTTGCGTACAGTCGGACATAGTCCGTTTGCTGAAATTCCTGTTGCTTTTAACCTTATTGTAGATGCATTTATAAAAAATATTTCATGCTATAGATGA
- a CDS encoding type 1 glutamine amidotransferase family protein: protein MLTKQVYLYVFNTMSDWEYGYLIAELNSGRYFKKGVAPIKVLTVGATKEMVTTMGGLHIQPDMTVDECKLENKDLIILPGGNTWGESFHQPILEKVEEALELGTVVAAICGATEGLGKIGLLDSRKHTSNDLSYLKLVCPHYDGETYYEIEPVVSDKNLVTASGVAPLEFTREVLKILDVFTPDTLDSWYNLYKTQKSEYFFRLMDSIQ, encoded by the coding sequence ATGCTTACAAAACAGGTATACCTTTATGTATTTAATACGATGTCCGATTGGGAATATGGATATTTGATTGCTGAACTAAACTCAGGAAGGTATTTCAAGAAAGGAGTAGCTCCTATAAAAGTGCTTACAGTAGGAGCCACTAAAGAAATGGTTACTACCATGGGCGGACTACATATACAGCCAGATATGACTGTTGATGAATGTAAACTCGAAAACAAAGATCTTATCATTTTGCCTGGGGGAAATACTTGGGGAGAGAGCTTCCATCAACCTATCTTAGAGAAAGTTGAAGAAGCATTGGAACTGGGTACTGTCGTTGCCGCAATTTGTGGTGCAACTGAAGGGTTAGGAAAAATCGGGTTGCTAGATTCTAGAAAGCATACAAGTAATGACTTATCGTATTTAAAGCTGGTCTGCCCTCATTATGATGGTGAAACTTATTACGAAATAGAGCCTGTAGTATCCGATAAAAATTTGGTTACAGCTTCAGGAGTAGCTCCTCTGGAATTTACAAGGGAAGTACTGAAGATTCTGGATGTATTTACACCAGATACATTAGACTCATGGTATAACCTCTATAAAACACAGAAATCCGAGTACTTTTTTCGATTAATGGATTCTATACAATAA
- a CDS encoding YraN family protein, with the protein MPGQGDIRKRVGSRGEECARAYLLAHGYVIKSMNWHTKVGEIDIVALKERKWVFVEVRSTRGASFGLGFQSVDQRKQQQVRRLAQLYLQQNQLIDAPIRFDVISIWFKNGIEREPELYHLQGAF; encoded by the coding sequence GTGCCTGGACAAGGGGATATACGTAAACGAGTGGGGAGTAGGGGAGAGGAGTGTGCCCGCGCATACTTGCTCGCCCATGGTTATGTGATTAAGTCGATGAATTGGCACACGAAAGTAGGGGAGATTGATATCGTTGCTTTAAAGGAGAGAAAATGGGTTTTTGTAGAGGTGAGAAGTACGAGAGGTGCTTCCTTTGGATTGGGATTTCAATCTGTCGATCAACGTAAACAGCAGCAAGTTCGTCGCTTGGCCCAACTCTACTTACAGCAGAATCAGTTAATAGATGCGCCCATACGGTTCGATGTTATTTCCATATGGTTTAAAAATGGTATAGAGAGAGAACCAGAATTATACCACTTACAAGGAGCTTTTTAA
- a CDS encoding ribonuclease HII — protein MSWQGTIAELKAWLATQEQISLEDLALLQSDTRTGVQRLLLQWQRQQEMERKEAERVAMMWNYERTYRDRGYEAIVGVDEAGRGPLAGPVVAAAVVLPPDFEGTGLDDSKRLTEEKRLLLRTRIEQYARGWGVGIVDAAYIDEHNILKATHEAMRRAIMELKITPDVLLIDAVKLADTEVKQESIIKGDQLSVSIAAASIIAKTTRDALMKEAALSYPQYGLDKHMGYGTAEHLAAIRKWGPTPLHRMSFAPVAEWADHTQHVKAKSAGE, from the coding sequence ATGAGCTGGCAAGGGACGATTGCAGAGCTAAAAGCGTGGCTGGCTACACAAGAACAGATCAGTTTAGAGGATCTTGCTTTGCTACAAAGTGATACACGTACAGGCGTTCAGCGTTTGTTGTTACAGTGGCAAAGGCAGCAGGAGATGGAACGTAAAGAGGCGGAGCGAGTAGCCATGATGTGGAACTACGAGCGTACATATCGGGATAGAGGCTACGAAGCGATCGTGGGAGTTGATGAGGCAGGGCGGGGTCCATTGGCGGGCCCTGTCGTCGCAGCAGCAGTCGTGTTACCACCTGATTTTGAGGGCACGGGTTTAGATGATTCTAAGCGGCTGACAGAGGAGAAGCGTTTACTTTTACGTACCCGAATTGAACAGTATGCTCGCGGGTGGGGAGTAGGAATAGTGGATGCTGCTTATATCGACGAGCACAATATCTTAAAAGCAACACACGAAGCCATGAGACGGGCAATAATGGAACTAAAGATTACTCCAGACGTCCTTCTTATCGACGCTGTGAAGTTAGCGGACACAGAAGTGAAACAGGAATCGATCATTAAGGGAGATCAGTTAAGTGTCTCGATTGCAGCAGCTTCAATCATAGCAAAAACGACCCGCGATGCGCTGATGAAAGAGGCAGCGCTGAGCTATCCCCAGTATGGATTGGATAAGCATATGGGGTACGGTACAGCAGAACATTTGGCAGCTATCCGGAAGTGGGGTCCTACTCCACTTCATCGTATGAGTTTTGCTCCGGTAGCAGAGTGGGCAGATCATACTCAGCATGTGAAAGCGAAGTCAGCAGGTGAATGA
- the ylqF gene encoding ribosome biogenesis GTPase YlqF, translating to MTIQWYPGHMAKARREVTEKVKLVDVLIELLDARLPLSSRNPFIEELAHKPRIIVLTKSDMADAKATADWIEFFQSTQTKVIALDTRSGKGIQKIQTLARDLLADKIAQNESKGIQARRIRAMILGIPNVGKSSLINRLAGKSAAKTGDRPGVTKAQQWIRVGQEMELLDTPGILWPKFDDPKVGLRLASSGAIREDILPADDIALYLLEWLSRRYPELLSQRYQVEETDQTPLALLEEVGRRRGCMRRGGEIDYEKAASIVLSDVRSGRIGLISLEWPRDWEEVMEDA from the coding sequence ATGACCATTCAATGGTATCCGGGACATATGGCAAAAGCCCGGAGAGAAGTAACGGAGAAAGTAAAATTAGTAGATGTATTGATTGAGCTATTAGATGCCCGACTGCCGCTATCTAGTCGCAATCCTTTTATTGAAGAACTTGCTCATAAACCACGAATTATTGTTTTGACTAAAAGCGATATGGCTGATGCAAAGGCGACTGCAGACTGGATTGAATTTTTCCAGTCGACGCAGACGAAAGTGATTGCTTTAGATACGCGTTCAGGGAAGGGAATTCAAAAGATCCAGACGTTAGCGCGCGATCTTTTAGCGGATAAGATTGCTCAAAATGAGAGCAAGGGCATTCAAGCACGGCGTATTCGAGCAATGATCTTAGGGATTCCCAATGTGGGTAAATCATCGTTGATTAATCGCTTGGCGGGTAAGAGTGCAGCTAAGACAGGGGATCGACCAGGGGTGACGAAGGCGCAACAATGGATACGAGTGGGACAAGAGATGGAACTATTAGATACGCCAGGTATCTTGTGGCCTAAGTTTGATGATCCCAAAGTAGGGTTGCGCTTAGCCTCAAGTGGTGCCATTCGTGAAGATATTCTACCCGCAGATGATATTGCGCTCTACTTATTGGAGTGGCTCTCGAGGCGATACCCAGAGCTACTGAGTCAGCGATATCAGGTAGAAGAAACAGATCAAACTCCTCTAGCCTTATTGGAAGAGGTGGGACGTCGTCGTGGCTGTATGCGACGTGGAGGCGAGATTGATTATGAAAAAGCTGCATCGATCGTTTTAAGCGATGTTCGTTCGGGACGAATTGGACTCATCTCTTTGGAGTGGCCACGAGATTGGGAAGAAGTTATGGAGGACGCGTGA
- the lepB gene encoding signal peptidase I, whose product MSEDISRSQRKKERNQRETREWAYAILIAVVLFFVIRIFIFQPFNVSGPSMQETLYTKDKVMVNKLLYRFQEPERGDVVVLHAPEPEDAGKEFIKRVIAVAGETVSAENNHIYINGERIEEDYIPDTKRVNDFGPVAVPDGSVFVIGDNRINSKDSREFGPVETDHIVGRAEVIFWPFDRIELLW is encoded by the coding sequence ATGAGCGAAGATATCTCCCGGTCACAGAGAAAGAAGGAGAGAAATCAAAGAGAGACGCGCGAGTGGGCATATGCTATCTTGATCGCGGTCGTCCTTTTTTTCGTTATTCGTATTTTTATTTTTCAGCCTTTTAATGTATCCGGTCCCTCTATGCAAGAAACCTTATATACTAAAGATAAGGTGATGGTTAATAAACTTTTATATCGCTTTCAGGAACCAGAACGTGGAGATGTGGTGGTTCTTCATGCACCAGAACCTGAGGATGCAGGTAAGGAATTTATTAAAAGAGTGATTGCTGTAGCGGGAGAAACCGTGTCAGCAGAGAATAATCATATTTATATTAATGGCGAACGGATAGAGGAAGACTATATCCCAGACACCAAACGTGTTAATGACTTTGGTCCGGTTGCGGTTCCTGATGGCAGTGTCTTCGTAATCGGGGATAATCGGATTAACAGCAAGGATAGTCGTGAGTTTGGTCCTGTGGAAACAGATCATATTGTGGGACGGGCGGAGGTAATCTTTTGGCCCTTTGACCGTATAGAGCTCCTTTGGTAG
- the rplS gene encoding 50S ribosomal protein L19 yields MKPLVQDFANEQLRQDIPRFRAGDTLRVHVKVVEGQRERIQLFEGVVIQRRGGNISETFTIRKVSYGIGVERTFPLHSPRIEKIEVIRRGKVRRAKLYYLRKLRGKAARIKEAHRR; encoded by the coding sequence ATGAAACCATTGGTTCAGGATTTTGCAAACGAACAGTTGCGTCAAGATATTCCTCGTTTTCGTGCAGGAGACACCTTACGTGTACACGTGAAAGTTGTTGAAGGACAGCGTGAGCGTATTCAGCTATTCGAAGGTGTTGTGATTCAACGTCGTGGTGGTAATATCTCCGAAACTTTCACCATTCGTAAGGTATCTTACGGTATCGGTGTAGAGCGGACATTTCCTCTACATTCCCCACGGATCGAAAAGATCGAAGTGATTCGTCGCGGGAAAGTACGTCGTGCAAAACTATACTACTTGCGCAAATTGCGTGGGAAGGCGGCGCGCATCAAAGAAGCACACCGTCGGTAA
- the trmD gene encoding tRNA (guanosine(37)-N1)-methyltransferase TrmD, with product MRIDVLSLFPEMFTGFLHTSIIKRAQEKGQVSIGVTNFRSYSTDKHHTVDDEPYGGGGGMVLKPEPIFKAVDDLLADDASQDIPIVLMSPQGERFTQKKAEELAAHSRLMLLCGHYEGFDERIRQQVVTEELSIGDYVLTGGELPAMVVMDSVIRLLPGVLGNHDSAVDDSFSTGLLEYPHYTRPAEYRGYKVPDILLSGHHANIATWRRQESLRRTFERRPDLLQSAPLSEEDRAYLRTLFHPLDGID from the coding sequence ATGCGAATTGATGTACTATCGCTCTTCCCAGAGATGTTCACAGGATTTCTTCATACGAGCATCATCAAGCGTGCACAGGAAAAAGGGCAAGTATCGATCGGTGTGACTAATTTTCGGTCGTATAGCACTGATAAGCATCATACAGTAGATGATGAGCCTTATGGCGGCGGCGGTGGAATGGTTCTGAAGCCAGAGCCCATTTTCAAGGCAGTCGATGACTTGTTGGCAGATGATGCTTCTCAAGATATCCCGATTGTGCTCATGAGTCCACAGGGAGAGCGATTTACGCAGAAAAAGGCAGAAGAGCTGGCGGCGCATTCGCGCCTGATGCTACTATGTGGTCACTATGAAGGGTTTGATGAGCGAATTCGGCAACAGGTAGTTACTGAGGAGTTGTCTATCGGGGACTATGTGCTGACCGGAGGCGAATTGCCAGCGATGGTAGTGATGGATAGTGTAATTAGGCTCCTTCCAGGAGTGCTGGGCAATCATGATTCGGCTGTGGATGACTCGTTTTCCACCGGTTTGCTAGAGTATCCTCACTATACGCGCCCGGCGGAGTATCGAGGATATAAGGTGCCGGATATATTACTGTCAGGTCATCACGCTAACATCGCTACCTGGCGCAGACAAGAATCGCTTCGTCGTACCTTCGAGCGTCGTCCTGATTTATTGCAATCAGCGCCGTTGAGTGAAGAAGATCGTGCTTATTTGCGCACTCTTTTCCACCCACTCGATGGGATAGATTGA
- the rimM gene encoding ribosome maturation factor RimM (Essential for efficient processing of 16S rRNA), which yields MTSSESLLCVGQIGTTHGLRGDVNVKARTDFPEVRFAKGKSLFVQDSSGAISSLTVESARPHKNAYLVRFREWNRIEEAEPFKGSLLYVRREDTVDSGVDEYYFHEIVGCQVETLTGEPVGTVKEILPLGANDVWVIRRDHDSDLLIPFIEEIVKEVDIAKQIVRIKWMEGLGE from the coding sequence ATGACCTCATCTGAATCTCTCTTATGTGTAGGCCAGATTGGCACGACTCATGGCCTGAGAGGGGATGTCAATGTAAAGGCGCGAACGGATTTCCCTGAGGTGCGCTTTGCCAAAGGAAAATCCCTCTTCGTTCAAGATTCCTCGGGTGCGATTTCTTCCCTGACTGTTGAAAGTGCTCGACCGCATAAGAACGCTTATCTTGTACGGTTTCGTGAGTGGAATCGGATTGAAGAGGCGGAGCCATTTAAAGGCTCTCTCTTGTATGTCCGTCGCGAGGATACGGTTGACTCTGGAGTAGATGAGTATTATTTTCATGAGATCGTGGGTTGTCAGGTGGAAACCTTGACAGGCGAACCCGTGGGAACCGTTAAAGAAATCTTGCCATTAGGTGCGAACGATGTGTGGGTTATTCGCCGTGACCACGATAGCGATTTATTGATTCCTTTTATTGAGGAGATTGTAAAAGAGGTCGATATCGCCAAGCAGATCGTTCGGATTAAGTGGATGGAAGGTTTGGGAGAGTAG
- the rpsP gene encoding 30S ribosomal protein S16, with amino-acid sequence MAVKIRLKRMGAKKVPFYRLVATDSRSPRDGRFIEEIGYYNPLKDPVVLKIDKEKAMKWLENGAQPSDTVKNLFRQEGIMKEFHEKKLQK; translated from the coding sequence ATGGCAGTGAAAATTCGTCTGAAGCGGATGGGTGCTAAGAAAGTACCATTCTACCGTTTGGTAGCTACTGATTCCCGTTCTCCACGTGATGGTCGCTTTATCGAAGAAATCGGTTACTATAACCCATTGAAAGACCCAGTGGTCTTGAAAATTGATAAAGAGAAGGCAATGAAGTGGTTGGAAAATGGTGCTCAACCGTCGGATACGGTGAAAAACCTTTTCCGTCAAGAAGGGATCATGAAAGAATTCCATGAAAAGAAATTACAAAAGTAG